In one window of Frigoriglobus tundricola DNA:
- a CDS encoding winged helix-turn-helix transcriptional regulator: MKEHYNCPVQATINAIAGKWKVQIVWHLSFGTLGFAQLRRKLKTVSEKVLTAQLRQLESDGIVTRTVRATNPPHVDYALTASGRELVAPMQQLCDWGSKQFGIKGTLPQPKGRVGAPAGVRCAEDE; the protein is encoded by the coding sequence ATGAAAGAGCACTACAACTGCCCGGTGCAGGCGACGATCAACGCGATCGCGGGGAAGTGGAAGGTCCAGATCGTGTGGCACCTGTCCTTCGGGACCTTGGGCTTTGCGCAACTCCGACGCAAGCTGAAGACAGTTTCAGAAAAGGTGTTAACCGCGCAATTGAGGCAGTTGGAGTCCGACGGGATCGTGACCCGAACGGTCCGCGCCACCAACCCGCCGCACGTCGATTACGCCCTGACGGCCTCCGGCCGCGAGCTGGTCGCGCCCATGCAACAGCTATGTGATTGGGGGAGCAAACAATTCGGCATCAAAGGAACACTTCCTCAACCGAAAGGGCGCGTCGGCGCTCCGGCGGGGGTGAGGTGCGCCGAAGACGAATAA
- a CDS encoding DNA/RNA non-specific endonuclease, with the protein MNRLCLLGLALVVAAVPAVADTPKTLANRNIRYGMPGAAKNDPDHTEAYLVDRPQYVLSYNDKHKTPNWVCWQLVARDIGRTHRGAFEPDKALPKGFTHVTTATYIGSGFDRGHMCPSKDRSDTEENNDAVFLMTNIVPQSAACNQKGWEKFESYCRSLAEDGKELYIACGPHGIGGVAADGAKHLTIGKRAPFVTVPAHVWKVVLVLDKGTSPTKHSRAIAVWMPNDQTVTDHWADYRVSVAEVEKKTGLRFFPLVPNDVADAIKDRPDTVKIHTPKKP; encoded by the coding sequence ATGAACCGTCTGTGCCTGTTGGGTCTCGCGCTGGTTGTGGCGGCCGTGCCGGCGGTCGCGGACACGCCGAAGACGCTCGCCAACCGCAACATCCGCTACGGAATGCCGGGTGCGGCCAAGAACGACCCGGACCACACGGAGGCGTACCTCGTCGACCGGCCGCAGTACGTCCTGTCCTACAACGACAAGCACAAGACCCCGAACTGGGTGTGCTGGCAACTGGTCGCCCGGGACATCGGCCGCACGCACCGCGGCGCGTTCGAGCCGGACAAGGCGCTCCCGAAGGGCTTCACCCACGTGACCACCGCGACGTACATCGGGAGCGGGTTCGACCGCGGCCACATGTGCCCCTCGAAGGACCGCTCCGACACCGAAGAGAACAACGACGCGGTGTTCCTGATGACGAACATCGTCCCGCAGTCCGCCGCGTGCAACCAGAAGGGCTGGGAGAAGTTCGAGAGCTACTGCCGCTCCCTGGCAGAAGACGGCAAGGAACTGTACATCGCGTGCGGACCGCACGGCATCGGCGGCGTCGCCGCCGACGGCGCGAAGCACCTCACGATCGGTAAGCGCGCGCCGTTCGTCACCGTGCCGGCGCACGTGTGGAAGGTGGTCCTCGTACTCGACAAGGGCACCAGCCCGACCAAGCACAGCCGCGCCATCGCGGTGTGGATGCCGAACGACCAGACCGTGACGGACCACTGGGCCGACTACCGCGTGTCGGTGGCAGAAGTGGAGAAGAAGACCGGGCTGAGGTTTTTCCCGCTGGTGCCCAACGACGTGGCCGATGCGATCAAGGACAGGCCCGATACGGTGAAGATTCACACACCCAAGAAGCCGTGA
- a CDS encoding NHL repeat-containing protein gives MRRTAFAALLMVLSAPPGRADTLVLVAGGGDGADGAAATKAKLIQPFGVAFSRFAATVYIVEMAKGERLRAINPDGTIATVAGTGEKGNTGDGGDARKATFNGMHSLAVGPKGVYLADTWNNRVRLTGWDQTEAFAGTGEKGFSGDGGPAKDAKFGGVFCVSFDPEWKNLYITDLDNRRIRKVDMETKIVTTVAGNGEKGVPKDGEDARTQPLVDPRAQAVDKDGNIWILERGGHALRVVDAKGKIRTVAGTGKAGMGTGTALEAAMNGPKHLCIDKDGTVLIADTENHRIVRFSPKAGTLTTVAGTGKQGKTLGDGDPLKAEFNQPHGVIVHPKTGDIYISDAGNGRVLKIVRE, from the coding sequence ATGCGCCGCACCGCGTTCGCCGCTCTCCTGATGGTGCTCTCGGCTCCGCCCGGGCGCGCCGACACATTGGTTCTCGTCGCGGGGGGCGGCGACGGGGCCGACGGGGCCGCGGCCACAAAGGCGAAATTGATTCAGCCGTTCGGTGTGGCCTTCTCCCGGTTCGCCGCGACCGTCTACATTGTTGAGATGGCAAAGGGCGAGCGGCTGCGTGCGATCAACCCGGACGGGACAATTGCCACCGTGGCCGGGACCGGCGAGAAGGGTAACACCGGCGACGGCGGCGACGCACGGAAGGCGACGTTCAACGGGATGCACAGCCTGGCCGTCGGGCCGAAGGGCGTGTACCTCGCGGACACCTGGAACAACCGCGTTCGCCTCACCGGGTGGGATCAGACCGAGGCGTTCGCGGGCACCGGCGAGAAGGGCTTCAGTGGCGACGGCGGCCCCGCGAAGGACGCGAAGTTCGGCGGCGTGTTTTGCGTCAGTTTCGACCCCGAATGGAAGAACCTTTATATCACCGACCTCGACAACCGCCGCATCCGCAAAGTGGACATGGAAACGAAGATCGTCACCACGGTCGCGGGCAACGGTGAGAAGGGCGTACCGAAGGACGGCGAGGACGCCCGGACGCAACCGCTGGTCGATCCGCGGGCACAAGCCGTCGATAAGGACGGCAACATCTGGATCCTCGAACGCGGCGGGCACGCGCTCCGCGTCGTCGACGCGAAGGGGAAGATTCGCACGGTCGCGGGCACCGGCAAAGCGGGGATGGGCACCGGCACCGCCCTCGAAGCCGCAATGAACGGTCCGAAACACCTGTGCATCGATAAGGACGGAACTGTGCTGATCGCGGACACCGAGAACCACCGCATCGTGCGGTTCAGTCCGAAGGCGGGTACACTGACGACCGTGGCCGGTACAGGCAAGCAGGGAAAGACGCTCGGCGACGGCGACCCGCTGAAGGCAGAGTTCAACCAGCCGCACGGCGTCATCGTTCACCCGAAGACCGGCGACATTTACATCTCCGACGCCGGCAACGGCCGCGTGCTGAAGATCGTGCGCGAGTGA
- a CDS encoding response regulator transcription factor, translated as MSPATVLLSSPPDSTGDELRKLVAAAGFVVADHLLGSPPAVDFGPIVTAVIEVGSRSDVAAAQTRRWRAELGDQFVPVLWVVPADKGGGEPGGAPDQRVAGLDAGADAVLARPVDPAVFVAQVRGAGPRAGRRARVWPFARARPGCWGTSCRRRSPSRHANRRWPAGCAARSSRARSPRSARPGSTCATGRGAGPGATSTTCAGSTKATWDSSWGT; from the coding sequence ATGTCTCCCGCCACCGTCCTGCTGAGCAGCCCGCCCGATTCCACCGGCGACGAGTTACGGAAGCTGGTCGCGGCGGCCGGGTTCGTGGTCGCGGACCACCTGCTCGGCTCCCCGCCGGCCGTGGACTTCGGCCCGATCGTGACCGCCGTGATCGAGGTCGGGAGCCGCTCCGACGTGGCCGCGGCCCAGACGCGGCGGTGGCGGGCCGAACTCGGCGACCAGTTCGTGCCGGTGCTGTGGGTCGTGCCCGCCGACAAGGGCGGCGGGGAACCGGGCGGTGCCCCCGATCAGCGGGTGGCCGGGCTGGACGCGGGCGCGGACGCGGTGCTGGCGCGCCCGGTCGATCCGGCGGTGTTCGTGGCACAGGTGCGGGGCGCTGGCCCGCGCGCAGGGCGCCGCGCGCGCGTGTGGCCGTTCGCGCGGGCGAGGCCCGGTTGCTGGGGGACCAGTTGCAGAAGGCGCTCGCCCAGCAGGCACGCGAACAGGAGATGGCCCGCCGGGTGCGCGGCACGTTCTTCCCGCGCTCGTTCCCCCAGGTCGGCGCGGCCCGGTTCCACGTGTGCTACCGGCCGCGGAGCCGGACCGGGGGCGACTTCCACGACGTGCGCCGGCTCGACGAAAGCCACGTGGGATTCTTCGTGGGGGACGTGA
- a CDS encoding nuclease A inhibitor family protein: protein MAKANPILKELKDAAKGLLFPSETDAPVAAFAWPGAAGPPDESAVRTNAKVAKGTPIEQTTLADLARTIPEESRGDFLPLFALLGHHLSGTTVFKVGEVNIDVYVVGRTPDGQYAGVKTKVVET from the coding sequence ATGGCGAAGGCGAATCCGATTCTGAAGGAACTGAAGGACGCGGCCAAGGGGTTGCTGTTCCCCAGCGAGACCGATGCGCCGGTCGCGGCGTTCGCGTGGCCCGGCGCCGCCGGCCCGCCGGACGAGTCCGCCGTGCGCACCAACGCCAAGGTCGCCAAGGGCACGCCGATCGAACAAACCACCCTCGCGGACCTCGCGCGGACCATCCCCGAGGAGAGCCGCGGCGACTTCCTGCCGCTATTCGCCCTGCTCGGGCACCACCTCAGCGGAACGACCGTGTTCAAGGTGGGCGAGGTGAACATCGACGTGTACGTCGTCGGCCGGACCCCCGACGGCCAGTACGCGGGGGTGAAGACGAAAGTAGTCGAGACGTGA
- a CDS encoding TIGR03066 family protein, translating into MRTLIGIGLVFALACGATAADDKIDGAKLVGKWEPKEPKKGEEFVMEFAKDGKMSVTGTLDGKLQTFEGTYKLDGTKLAFELKVKGADGKVEDIKETVTVTKLTDDELEGKDKDGKIEYLKRVKPKPEK; encoded by the coding sequence ATGCGCACGCTGATCGGGATCGGGCTGGTCTTCGCGCTGGCCTGCGGGGCGACCGCGGCCGACGACAAGATCGACGGGGCCAAACTCGTCGGCAAGTGGGAGCCGAAGGAGCCGAAGAAGGGCGAAGAGTTCGTGATGGAGTTCGCCAAGGACGGCAAGATGTCCGTTACCGGCACGCTCGACGGCAAGTTACAGACCTTCGAGGGCACCTACAAGCTCGACGGCACCAAACTGGCTTTCGAGCTGAAAGTGAAGGGCGCGGACGGCAAGGTGGAAGACATCAAGGAGACGGTGACCGTCACCAAGTTGACCGACGACGAGCTGGAGGGCAAGGACAAGGACGGCAAGATCGAGTACCTCAAGCGGGTGAAGCCGAAGCCGGAAAAGTGA
- a CDS encoding DUF1349 domain-containing protein, which produces MWMRCLLLAVAVGLPSPTAVPAAEKPEHLAGWGKPTDPDGDCKIKLDKKVLTMKLPGAAHDFAGELERWNAPRVMSKVDGDFILEVKVSGTFAPTPESTIPGRLAYNGAGILLVSDKDNHLSLQRGAVNFGDRTRHYLNFELRKDAKLPISLYEVELEDKPVFLRVERRGGKVYGMGSHDGVKWQSYDPIEVDFPPALEVGVVGISSSKGLFDCELEGLTLFRKAEIKEPGK; this is translated from the coding sequence ATGTGGATGCGCTGTTTGCTGCTGGCCGTGGCGGTCGGCCTCCCGAGTCCGACCGCGGTCCCGGCGGCCGAGAAGCCGGAGCACCTGGCGGGGTGGGGCAAGCCCACCGATCCGGACGGCGACTGCAAGATCAAGCTGGACAAAAAGGTGCTGACGATGAAGCTCCCCGGTGCGGCCCACGACTTCGCCGGTGAGCTGGAACGGTGGAACGCCCCGCGGGTGATGTCCAAAGTCGATGGCGACTTCATCCTGGAGGTGAAAGTGTCCGGGACGTTCGCCCCGACCCCCGAATCGACCATCCCCGGTCGGCTCGCGTACAACGGCGCCGGCATCCTGCTGGTCAGCGACAAGGACAACCACTTGAGCCTGCAGAGGGGGGCCGTGAACTTCGGCGACCGGACGCGCCATTACCTGAACTTCGAGCTGCGGAAGGACGCCAAGCTCCCGATTTCCCTGTACGAGGTCGAGCTGGAGGACAAGCCGGTTTTCTTGCGCGTCGAGCGGCGGGGGGGCAAGGTGTACGGCATGGGCAGCCACGACGGGGTCAAATGGCAGTCCTATGATCCCATCGAGGTGGACTTCCCCCCGGCGCTGGAGGTCGGCGTGGTGGGCATTAGCTCGTCCAAGGGCCTGTTCGACTGCGAGCTGGAGGGGCTGACGTTGTTCCGCAAGGCCGAAATCAAGGAGCCCGGGAAATAG
- a CDS encoding ester cyclase yields MASESGFTTEEAKAFVRNHFEQFVNRKNIAIGTVNFSPDFIDHGADVPPGTPPGPAGAMQYVGNALKHFPDMHVTIEDIIAEGDKVVVRNVWTATDPQLQKPISFRGIVIWRIAHRQLAERWAFLEPPRPS; encoded by the coding sequence GTGGCTTCTGAGAGCGGGTTCACGACCGAGGAAGCGAAGGCGTTCGTCCGGAACCACTTCGAGCAGTTCGTGAACCGGAAGAACATTGCCATCGGAACGGTGAACTTTTCCCCGGACTTTATCGACCACGGCGCCGACGTGCCGCCGGGAACGCCGCCCGGACCGGCCGGGGCGATGCAATACGTCGGGAACGCGCTCAAACACTTTCCCGATATGCACGTTACGATCGAGGACATCATCGCCGAGGGGGACAAAGTTGTCGTCCGCAACGTGTGGACGGCGACCGACCCCCAGCTTCAGAAGCCGATTTCGTTCCGCGGCATCGTGATCTGGAGAATCGCGCACCGCCAACTGGCTGAGCGCTGGGCGTTCCTCGAACCGCCCCGACCGAGTTGA
- a CDS encoding Na+/H+ antiporter — protein MHPIELILALLAVVVVLGVAARRLGVPDPVLLVVGGLVLGLQPWAPGFELDPNVVFLFFLPPLLYAAAFRTPWPEFRAQLRAISMLAVGLVLFTTAAVAVVAHYAVGMPWAVACVLGAIVSPPDAVAAIAVTQKVRVPKLMTTILEGESLVNDASALVALRVAAGAVTSGVFSVWDAGAQFVWVNAGGVALGIVGGWAVVHLHSWLDRRKLVDAKLTITITLLTPYAVYLTAEHLHLSGVLAAVAAGLWVGNRCERVFSCELYQEATAVWEWIEFLLNGLVFILVGLALRGILENLGSQFEFEALIVYTAVIVGTVIGARLVWMFPGAYLPRWIDGLLGAPVHYPPWQNVVIVGWTGMRGVVSLAAALALPLTVEGGHPFPYRDLILFFTFWVIFGTLVVQGLTLPLLIRTLGVSAPAEELEAERAARRVC, from the coding sequence ATGCACCCGATTGAGCTGATACTCGCCCTGCTCGCGGTCGTCGTGGTTCTCGGCGTGGCCGCGCGGCGCCTGGGCGTCCCGGACCCGGTGCTCCTGGTCGTCGGCGGGCTGGTTCTCGGGCTCCAGCCGTGGGCCCCGGGCTTCGAACTCGATCCGAACGTGGTGTTCCTGTTTTTCCTGCCGCCGCTCTTGTACGCGGCCGCGTTCCGCACGCCCTGGCCCGAGTTCCGCGCCCAGTTGCGGGCGATCTCGATGCTCGCCGTGGGGCTGGTGCTGTTCACGACGGCGGCGGTTGCCGTGGTCGCACACTACGCCGTCGGGATGCCGTGGGCGGTCGCGTGCGTCCTCGGCGCGATCGTCTCGCCGCCGGACGCGGTGGCCGCCATCGCCGTCACGCAGAAGGTGCGCGTGCCGAAGCTCATGACCACCATCCTCGAGGGCGAGAGCCTGGTGAACGACGCGTCCGCACTGGTGGCGCTCCGGGTCGCGGCCGGGGCGGTGACGTCCGGAGTGTTCTCGGTCTGGGACGCGGGCGCCCAGTTCGTGTGGGTGAACGCCGGGGGCGTCGCCCTCGGCATCGTCGGGGGCTGGGCGGTCGTCCACTTGCACTCGTGGCTCGACCGCAGGAAGCTGGTGGACGCGAAACTGACCATCACCATCACGCTGCTCACGCCCTACGCGGTGTACCTGACGGCGGAGCACCTGCACCTCTCCGGCGTGCTGGCGGCCGTCGCCGCCGGGCTGTGGGTCGGCAACCGGTGCGAGCGGGTGTTCTCGTGCGAACTGTACCAGGAGGCGACGGCCGTGTGGGAGTGGATCGAGTTCCTGCTGAACGGGCTGGTGTTCATCCTCGTCGGGCTCGCGCTGCGGGGCATCCTGGAGAACCTCGGCAGCCAGTTCGAGTTCGAGGCGCTGATCGTGTACACCGCGGTGATCGTCGGGACGGTCATCGGGGCGCGGCTCGTGTGGATGTTCCCCGGCGCGTACCTCCCCCGGTGGATCGACGGCCTGCTCGGCGCGCCGGTCCACTACCCGCCGTGGCAGAACGTGGTGATCGTGGGGTGGACCGGGATGCGCGGGGTGGTGTCGCTCGCGGCGGCGCTGGCGCTGCCGCTGACCGTCGAGGGCGGGCACCCGTTCCCGTACCGCGACCTGATCCTGTTCTTCACGTTCTGGGTCATTTTCGGCACGCTCGTGGTCCAGGGGCTCACGCTCCCGCTGTTGATCCGCACGCTCGGGGTGTCGGCCCCGGCGGAGGAACTCGAAGCGGAGCGCGCGGCGCGGCGGGTGTGCTGA
- a CDS encoding bifunctional nuclease family protein, with the protein MPIQMELRRIIISELDDHQIVILKEVDGERNFPIVIGIFEATSIDRRVKGLAAPRPLTHDLIISVVEQLGGEIQDIVISDLKEHTYFAKLRVRKDGELTEVDCRPSDAIAVAVASRVPIYVNEDVLGEALEEDE; encoded by the coding sequence ATGCCCATCCAGATGGAACTCCGCCGGATCATCATCAGCGAGCTGGACGACCACCAGATCGTCATCCTGAAGGAAGTGGACGGCGAGCGCAACTTCCCGATCGTCATCGGCATCTTCGAGGCGACCAGCATCGACCGCCGCGTGAAGGGGCTGGCGGCCCCGCGGCCGCTCACGCACGACCTCATCATCTCCGTCGTCGAGCAACTGGGCGGCGAGATCCAGGACATCGTCATCAGCGACCTGAAGGAGCACACGTACTTCGCGAAGCTCCGCGTCCGCAAGGACGGCGAGCTGACCGAGGTGGACTGCCGCCCGAGCGACGCGATCGCGGTCGCGGTGGCGAGCCGGGTGCCGATCTACGTGAACGAGGACGTTCTCGGCGAGGCGCTGGAAGAGGACGAGTGA
- a CDS encoding class I SAM-dependent DNA methyltransferase, whose amino-acid sequence MFRTIGQAWRAWRARSALLAPMWGPSPGQFFAPELHFPELRDVAAAGGPELQPYEGLAGVWDEYASANLPDYPSFLVALARGRRGAMRSVLDLACGTGLLAPRLARVAGDVVGLDASESMLAAARQRVGTRAGCTFERGDFRGFSLGREFDAVVCASNSLNYVADRHELSQVFAAVGKHLRPGGVFVFDTTTELRMRAVSHLYFHAQAGNRRFAIRYEYDAAQQKQTARVILPAGVETHRRIPLGPTEVGAAVEGTGLALDDYFSSAARPRNRRPAAFCFFVVTKRT is encoded by the coding sequence GTGTTTAGAACGATCGGGCAAGCGTGGCGAGCGTGGCGGGCCAGATCGGCACTACTCGCGCCGATGTGGGGGCCCTCGCCCGGTCAGTTCTTTGCGCCCGAGCTGCACTTTCCCGAGCTTCGAGACGTGGCGGCGGCCGGCGGCCCCGAGCTCCAACCGTACGAGGGGCTCGCCGGGGTCTGGGATGAGTACGCCTCTGCCAACTTGCCCGACTACCCCTCGTTCCTCGTCGCCCTTGCCCGAGGTCGCCGCGGCGCGATGCGGTCGGTTCTGGACTTGGCTTGCGGCACCGGCCTGTTGGCGCCGCGCCTCGCCCGTGTGGCCGGTGACGTGGTCGGGCTCGACGCCAGCGAGTCGATGCTGGCTGCCGCGCGGCAGCGGGTCGGCACCCGGGCCGGGTGCACGTTCGAGCGCGGCGACTTTCGGGGCTTCTCGCTCGGCCGGGAGTTCGATGCGGTGGTGTGTGCGTCGAACTCCTTGAACTACGTGGCAGACCGCCACGAGTTGAGTCAGGTGTTCGCCGCGGTCGGAAAGCACCTTCGCCCGGGCGGGGTGTTCGTGTTCGACACCACGACAGAACTCCGAATGCGGGCCGTGTCGCATTTATACTTCCACGCACAAGCCGGCAACCGGCGGTTCGCGATCCGATACGAATACGACGCCGCGCAGCAGAAACAGACGGCGCGCGTGATCTTGCCCGCGGGAGTGGAGACGCACCGGCGCATCCCGCTCGGCCCCACAGAGGTGGGCGCGGCGGTTGAAGGCACCGGTCTGGCCCTGGACGATTACTTCTCCAGTGCCGCGCGCCCCAGGAACCGGCGGCCGGCCGCGTTCTGCTTCTTCGTGGTGACGAAGCGAACGTGA
- a CDS encoding NmrA family NAD(P)-binding protein → MILVTGATGSVGGAVVRGLLEQKVGPVRAAYRDAKDGSTLPPEAQAVRADFADPPSLDRALAGVKAAYLVCAAVPQLVELETNFLTACKKAGTAHVVIQSALGAADFGKSFPSWHRQVEETARVLQVPATVLRPNGFMQNIGTYFAAGIRSQDCLFDGLGDARISYIDVRDVAAAAVTALTTRTTVGGVYELHGPEALGNDELARSISRVAGRPIKNVDLTLEQMKQGMIAAGMPEERARPVVELYEYYRAGGGVGSAGVLRSLIGREPRTIDAYLGEIAPMFAK, encoded by the coding sequence ATGATTCTGGTGACCGGGGCCACGGGCTCCGTCGGCGGCGCGGTGGTGCGCGGGTTGCTGGAGCAAAAGGTCGGGCCGGTGCGGGCGGCGTACCGCGACGCCAAGGACGGCTCGACGCTGCCGCCCGAGGCGCAGGCGGTTCGGGCCGATTTTGCCGACCCACCGAGCCTCGACCGGGCCCTCGCGGGAGTGAAAGCGGCCTACCTCGTGTGCGCCGCCGTTCCGCAACTGGTGGAACTGGAAACCAATTTCCTGACGGCCTGCAAGAAAGCGGGAACGGCGCACGTGGTCATTCAGTCCGCTCTGGGCGCCGCCGACTTCGGCAAATCGTTCCCCTCGTGGCACCGGCAGGTAGAAGAAACGGCCCGCGTGCTTCAGGTCCCCGCCACGGTCCTGCGCCCCAACGGCTTCATGCAGAACATCGGAACCTACTTCGCCGCCGGGATCCGGTCACAAGATTGTCTCTTCGACGGCTTGGGGGACGCCCGGATCAGCTACATCGACGTCCGCGACGTCGCCGCCGCCGCCGTTACCGCACTGACCACGCGGACCACCGTCGGCGGGGTGTACGAACTGCACGGCCCCGAAGCGCTCGGAAACGACGAGCTGGCCCGGAGCATCTCCCGGGTCGCGGGCCGGCCGATCAAGAACGTGGACCTGACGCTCGAGCAGATGAAACAAGGGATGATCGCCGCCGGAATGCCGGAGGAGCGGGCGCGGCCGGTCGTCGAACTCTACGAGTACTACCGGGCGGGCGGGGGAGTGGGGTCGGCCGGGGTGTTACGGTCACTTATCGGCCGGGAACCGCGAACGATCGACGCCTACTTGGGCGAGATCGCACCGATGTTCGCGAAATAG
- a CDS encoding TIGR03066 family protein translates to MRVLFATVAALVMVGFAGAADEKIDAKKLIGKWEPKDAKKGEDFVMEFAEKGKLIVTFNAKGKETKFEGTYKLEGNKIEVAMSLNGKEVKEAHTVTKLTDDELVSTDPKGKEETLKRVKK, encoded by the coding sequence ATGCGCGTGCTATTCGCAACCGTCGCGGCCCTCGTCATGGTCGGGTTCGCCGGCGCCGCGGACGAGAAGATCGACGCCAAGAAGCTCATCGGCAAGTGGGAGCCGAAAGACGCGAAGAAGGGCGAAGACTTCGTGATGGAGTTCGCCGAGAAGGGCAAGCTGATCGTGACCTTCAACGCCAAAGGGAAAGAGACGAAATTCGAGGGCACGTACAAGCTCGAGGGCAACAAGATCGAGGTCGCCATGTCCCTCAACGGGAAAGAGGTGAAGGAGGCGCACACCGTCACCAAACTCACCGACGACGAACTGGTGAGCACGGACCCGAAGGGCAAGGAAGAGACGCTGAAGCGGGTCAAGAAGTAA
- a CDS encoding TIGR02996 domain-containing protein encodes MSDEAALLRTIYAEPDDDAPRLVYADWLDENGQPERAEFLRVQIELANRDDYTSDEYRKLDERAGLLLEEYRVKWTAPFTAFGDAIRDERVWVGFLRGLPESLSLTGAAVGDFEIIRLLPNLRHLEINSSPLAPDVLREIAGLSNLDKLTTEATRFETAWLTHLESLPCWTHVRILEDLNARAWGAFQERRISKIALLPPEQQRSAAIRYLRATELNDSVRQGEPVKAVRLVQQSTTDAELRLLSYLPELEEIEIAYGRETATGLEHLAKLPNLKAIHLGRANTESLVPLMKCKTLERLEYVGSGFAELRDEGVIGLEQLTNLQHLTLVGGRLGDGTLRRIGALRELRTLDLDFDTLDDETALVGLSNLPNLQSLTLNGRERTRDELQELVAQALRRAAILSKDTYGLL; translated from the coding sequence ATGAGCGACGAAGCTGCGCTGCTGCGCACGATCTATGCCGAGCCGGACGACGACGCGCCGAGGCTCGTCTACGCCGACTGGCTCGATGAGAACGGGCAGCCCGAGCGCGCGGAGTTCCTCCGTGTTCAGATCGAGCTTGCGAACCGTGACGATTACACGTCCGACGAATATCGGAAGCTCGACGAGCGGGCGGGGCTACTCCTTGAAGAGTACAGGGTGAAGTGGACGGCACCGTTCACCGCATTCGGTGATGCGATCCGTGATGAGAGGGTCTGGGTTGGGTTCCTTCGTGGGCTCCCAGAAAGTCTGAGCCTTACGGGCGCGGCTGTCGGAGATTTCGAGATCATCCGCCTGCTGCCGAACCTGCGTCATCTTGAAATCAATTCGTCGCCCCTCGCGCCCGATGTCCTCCGCGAGATCGCGGGCCTGTCCAATCTCGATAAACTCACCACAGAAGCGACCAGGTTCGAGACGGCTTGGTTGACCCACCTCGAATCGTTACCGTGCTGGACCCACGTCCGAATTCTCGAGGACCTCAACGCCAGGGCATGGGGAGCGTTTCAAGAACGCCGCATCAGTAAGATCGCCTTGCTCCCGCCGGAGCAGCAGAGGTCCGCAGCAATTCGGTATCTGCGCGCCACCGAATTAAACGACTCCGTTCGGCAAGGCGAACCGGTGAAGGCGGTGCGACTGGTTCAGCAATCCACGACGGATGCCGAACTGCGGTTGCTCTCCTATCTCCCGGAGTTGGAAGAGATCGAGATCGCTTACGGGCGAGAGACGGCTACGGGACTTGAACACCTCGCCAAGCTGCCAAACCTGAAAGCGATTCATCTCGGGCGTGCGAACACCGAATCGCTCGTCCCACTAATGAAATGCAAGACACTGGAGAGACTCGAATATGTCGGCAGCGGCTTCGCGGAACTCCGTGATGAGGGCGTCATCGGTCTGGAACAGCTCACGAATCTCCAACACCTCACCCTTGTGGGCGGTCGACTCGGCGACGGGACCCTCCGACGCATCGGCGCACTACGAGAACTCCGGACGCTCGACCTCGACTTCGACACGTTGGACGACGAGACTGCTCTCGTCGGACTCAGTAATCTCCCCAACCTACAATCGCTAACACTCAACGGGCGCGAACGCACTCGAGACGAACTCCAAGAGTTAGTGGCACAAGCTCTGAGAAGGGCAGCAATTCTTTCAAAAGATACTTATGGTCTGTTGTGA